One part of the Arabidopsis thaliana chromosome 1 sequence genome encodes these proteins:
- the PAF2 gene encoding 20S proteasome alpha subunit F2 (20S proteasome alpha subunit F2 (PAF2); FUNCTIONS IN: peptidase activity, endopeptidase activity, threonine-type endopeptidase activity; INVOLVED IN: ubiquitin-dependent protein catabolic process; LOCATED IN: proteasome core complex, proteasome complex, plasma membrane; EXPRESSED IN: 22 plant structures; EXPRESSED DURING: 13 growth stages; CONTAINS InterPro DOMAIN/s: Proteasome, alpha-subunit, conserved site (InterPro:IPR000426), Proteasome, subunit alpha/beta (InterPro:IPR001353); BEST Arabidopsis thaliana protein match is: proteasome alpha subunit F1 (TAIR:AT5G42790.1); Has 5865 Blast hits to 5864 proteins in 456 species: Archae - 858; Bacteria - 0; Metazoa - 1951; Fungi - 1424; Plants - 745; Viruses - 0; Other Eukaryotes - 887 (source: NCBI BLink).) — MFRNQYDTDVTTWSPTGRLFQVEYAMEAVKQGSAAIGLRSRSHVVLACVNKAQSELSSHQRKIFKVDDHIGVAIAGLTADGRVLSRYMRSESINHSFTYESPLPVGRLVVHLADKAQVCTQRSWKRPYGVGLLVGGLDESGAHLYYNCPSGNYFEYQAFAIGSRSQAAKTYLERKFESFQESSKEDLIKDAIMAIRETLQGETLKSSLCTVSVLGVDEPFHFLDQESIQKVIDTFEKVPEEEEDAGEGEAEPEAAPGAAGTGEQGGSGDQDVAPMEI, encoded by the exons atgttcAGGAACCAGTACGACACAGATGTGACAACATGGAGTCCCACAGGTCGACTATTCCAAGTCGAATACGCCATGGAAGCTGTGAAACAAGGCTCCGCAGCAATAGGACTCAGATCTCGCTCTCATGTCGTCCTCGCTTGTGTCAACAAAGCACAATCAGAGCTCTCTTCTCATCAAAGGAAGATCTTTAAAGTCGATGATCATATTGGTGTTGCTATTGCTGGTCTCACTGCTGATGGTCGTGTTCTCTCTCGATATATGAGATCTGAGTCTATTAATCACTCTTTTACTTATGAGTCTCCTCTTCCTGTTGGTCGTCTTGTTGTTCATCTTGCTGATAAAGCTCAG GTATGTACCCAACGATCATGGAAACGGCCTTATGGTGTGGGTTTGCTGGTAGGTGGATTGGACGAGTCAGGAGCTCACCTCTACTACAACTGCCCTAGCGGAAACTACTTTGAATATCAAGCATTCGCTATCGGGTCTCGTTCACAAGCTGCGAAAACCTATCTGGAGCGCAAATTCGAGAGCTTccaagaatcatcaaaagaagaTCTGATAAAAGATGCTATTATGGCCATAAGGGAAACTTTGCAAGGGGAAACACTGAAGAGCTCGCTCTGCACTGTTTCTGTTCTAGGAGTCGATGAACCATTCCATTTCTTGGACCAGGAAAGCATTCAAAAGGTGATTGATACGTTTGAGAAGGTTcctgaggaagaggaagatgctGGTGAGGGTGAGGCCGAACCCGAAGCTGCTCCTGGTGCTGCTGGAACTGGTGAACAAGGTGGTTCAGGTGATCAAGATGTTGCACCAATGGAAATTTGA
- the GAMMA CA2 gene encoding gamma carbonic anhydrase 2 (gamma carbonic anhydrase 2 (GAMMA CA2); FUNCTIONS IN: carbonate dehydratase activity; INVOLVED IN: response to salt stress, regulation of oxygen and reactive oxygen species metabolic process, anther dehiscence, photorespiration; LOCATED IN: in 6 components; EXPRESSED IN: 29 plant structures; EXPRESSED DURING: 17 growth stages; CONTAINS InterPro DOMAIN/s: Trimeric LpxA-like (InterPro:IPR011004); BEST Arabidopsis thaliana protein match is: gamma carbonic anhydrase 1 (TAIR:AT1G19580.1); Has 12062 Blast hits to 12006 proteins in 2273 species: Archae - 302; Bacteria - 8576; Metazoa - 53; Fungi - 108; Plants - 233; Viruses - 0; Other Eukaryotes - 2790 (source: NCBI BLink).), which yields MGTLGRAIYTVGNWIRGTGQALDRVGSLLQGSHRIEEHLSRHRTLMNVFDKSPLVDKDVFVAPSASVIGDVQIGKGSSIWYGCVLRGDVNNISVGSGTNIQDNTLVHVAKTNISGKVLPTLIGDNVTVGHSAVIHGCTVEDDAFVGMGATLLDGVVVEKHAMVAAGSLVKQNTRIPSGEVWGGNPAKFMRKLTDEEIVYISQSAKNYINLAQIHASENSKSFEQIEVERALRKKYARKDEDYDSMLGITRETPPELILPDNVLPGGKPVAKVPSTQYF from the exons ATGGGAACCCTAGGACGAGCAATTTACACTGTGGGTAACTGGATTCGTGGAACTGGTCAAGCTCTTGATCGCGTtggttctcttcttcaagGAAGTCACCGTATCGAGGAACATC TGTCGAGGCATCGGACGTTGATGAATGTGTTTGATAAATCACCATTGGTGGATAAAGATGTGTTTGTGGCTCCGAGTGCTTCTGTTATTGGTGATGTTCAGATCGGAAAAGGCTCGTCGATTTGGTATGGCTGTGTTCTTCGAG GTGATGTGAATAACATCAGTGTTGGATCTGGGACGAATATCCAAGATAATACGCTTGTACATGTTGCAAAGACCAACATAAGTGGCAAGGTTCTACCTACTCTGATTGGGGACAATGTAACAGTAG GTCACAGTGCTGTCATTCATGGGTGTACTGTTGAGGATGATGCTTTTGTTGGTATGGGAGCAACACTACTTGATGGTGTGGTGGTTGAGAAACATGCCATGGTTGCTGCTGGTTCTCTTGTGAAACAGAACACGCGAATCCCTTCTGGAgag GTGTGGGGAGGAAATCCAGCAAAGTTCATGAGAAAGTTAACAGATGAAGAGATAGTATACATCTCACAGTCAGCAAAGAATTACATCAATCTCGCACAGATTCACGCCTCAGAGAATTCAAAGTCATTTGAGCAGATCGAGGTTGAGAGAGCGCTTAGGAAGAAGTATGCACGCAAGGACGAGGATTACGATTCAATGCTTGGGATTACCCGTGAAACTCCACCGGAGTTGATTCTTCCCGACAATGTCTTACCAGGTGGTAAACCCGTCGCCAAGGTTCCGTCTACTCAGTACTTCTAA
- a CDS encoding uncharacterized protein (unknown protein; FUNCTIONS IN: molecular_function unknown; INVOLVED IN: biological_process unknown; LOCATED IN: cellular_component unknown; Has 30201 Blast hits to 17322 proteins in 780 species: Archae - 12; Bacteria - 1396; Metazoa - 17338; Fungi - 3422; Plants - 5037; Viruses - 0; Other Eukaryotes - 2996 (source: NCBI BLink).) yields MRFMTMATRIASSSSKLLYGGRRTTDPELPSPFDESRLGSPKGFCSGEILQFLDGGSDRVLRYEIRIFNFRFRSVL; encoded by the coding sequence ATGAGATTCATGACTATGGCAACCCGGATCGCCTCTTCCTCCTCAAAACTGCTCTACGGTGGCAGGAGGACAACGGATCCTGAATTACCATCTCCGTTCGACGAATCTCGTCTAGGCTCCCCAAAGGGTTTCTGTTCCGGTGAGATTCTGCAATTCTTGGACGGCGGCTCAGATCGTGTTTTACGATATGAGATTAGGATTTTCAACTTTCGGTTTAGATCGGTTTTGTAA
- the TLP6 gene encoding tubby like protein 6 (tubby like protein 6 (TLP6); FUNCTIONS IN: phosphoric diester hydrolase activity, sequence-specific DNA binding transcription factor activity; INVOLVED IN: regulation of transcription; LOCATED IN: cellular_component unknown; EXPRESSED IN: 24 plant structures; EXPRESSED DURING: 15 growth stages; CONTAINS InterPro DOMAIN/s: F-box domain, cyclin-like (InterPro:IPR001810), F-box domain, Skp2-like (InterPro:IPR022364), Tubby, C-terminal, conserved site (InterPro:IPR018066), Tubby, C-terminal (InterPro:IPR000007); BEST Arabidopsis thaliana protein match is: tubby like protein 2 (TAIR:AT2G18280.2).), whose protein sequence is MDLSLLLPKRSWEISGGADKIRVAMSLKNIVKNKYKAIGRRGRSHIAPEGSSVSSSLSTNEGLNQSIWVDLPPELLLDIIQRIESEQSLWPGRRDVVACASVCKSWREMTKEVVKVPELSGLITFPISLRQPGPRDAPIQCFIKRERATGIYRLYLGLSPALSGDKSKLLLSAKRVRRATGAEFVVSLSGNDFSRSSSNYIGKLRSNFLGTKFTVYENQPPPFNRKLPPSMQVSPWVSSSSSSYNIASILYELNVLRTRGPRRMQCIMHSIPISAIQEGGKIQSPTEFTNQGKKKKKPLMDFCSGNLGGESVIKEPLILKNKSPRWHEQLQCWCLNFKGRVTVASVKNFQLVAAAAEAGKNMNIPEEEQDRVILQFGKIGKDIFTMDYRYPISAFQAFAICLSSFDTKPVCE, encoded by the exons ATGGATTTGTCGCTTTTGTTG CCAAAACGGAGCTGGGAAATTTCTGGGGGAGCAGATAAAATCAG AGTAGCAATGTCATTGAAGAACATAGTGAAGAACAAATACAAAGCTATTGGTAGAAGAGGGAGGTCACACATTGCACCAGAAGGATCAtctgtgtcttcttctttatcaacTAATGAAGGTTTAAACCAGAGTATTTGGGTTGATTTGCCTCCAGAGTTACTTCTTGATATAATCCAAAGGATTGAGTCTGAACAGAGTTTATGGCCGGGGAGGAGAGATGTTGTTGCTTGTGCTTCGGTTTGTAAGTCATGGAGGGAGATGACTAAAGAAGTTGTTAAAGTTCCTGAGCTCTCTGGTTTGATCACGTTTCCGATTTCTTTAAGACAG CCTGGACCTAGAGATGCTCCAATTCAATGCTTTATTAAACGTGAAAGAGCTACGGGGATATACCGTCTCTATCTTGGTTTAAGCCCTG CTCTTTCCGGTGACAAGAGTAAGTTGTTGTTATCTGCAAAGAGAGTCAGGAGAGCGACGGGTGCGGAGTTTGTTGTATCGTTATCGGGGAATGACTTCTCGAGAAGTAGTAGTAATTACATAGGAAAACTGAG ATCAAATTTCCTGGGAACGAAGTTCACAGTCTACGAAAACCAACCTCCTCCGTTTAACCGAAAGCTCCCACCATCGATGCAAGTGTCTCCATGGGTATCGTCGTCATCTAGTAGTTACAACATAGCTTCAATCTTGTATGAGCTGAATGTTCTGAGAACCAGAGGTCCAAGAAGAATGCAATGTATAATGCACAGTATCCCGATTTCAGCGATTCAAGAAGGCGGCAAAATCCAGTCGCCAACGGAGTTCACAAAccaaggaaagaagaagaagaagccgcTGATGGATTTCTGCTCAGGGAACCTGGGAGGAGAATCCGTTATAAAAGAACCATTAATTCTGAAAAACAAGTCGCCGAGATGGCACGAACAGCTTCAGTGCTGGTGTCTAAACTTCAAAGGTCGAGTCACAGTCGCCTCGGTGAAAAACTTCCAGCTAGTGGCAGCTGCTGCAGAAGCAGGGAAGAACATGAACATACCAGAAGAGGAACAAGATAGAGTGATATTACAGTTTGGGAAGATAGGCAAAGACATTTTCACAATGGATTATCGTTACCCGATCTCTGCATTCCAAGCTTTTGCTATTTGTTTAAGCAGCTTCGACACGAAGCCAGTCTGCGAATGA
- the TLP6 gene encoding tubby like protein 6 (tubby like protein 6 (TLP6); CONTAINS InterPro DOMAIN/s: F-box domain, cyclin-like (InterPro:IPR001810), F-box domain, Skp2-like (InterPro:IPR022364), Tubby, C-terminal, conserved site (InterPro:IPR018066), Tubby, C-terminal (InterPro:IPR000007); BEST Arabidopsis thaliana protein match is: tubby like protein 2 (TAIR:AT2G18280.2); Has 947 Blast hits to 938 proteins in 117 species: Archae - 0; Bacteria - 0; Metazoa - 351; Fungi - 19; Plants - 464; Viruses - 0; Other Eukaryotes - 113 (source: NCBI BLink).) yields the protein MDLSLLLPKRSWEISGGADKISRVAMSLKNIVKNKYKAIGRRGRSHIAPEGSSVSSSLSTNEGLNQSIWVDLPPELLLDIIQRIESEQSLWPGRRDVVACASVCKSWREMTKEVVKVPELSGLITFPISLRQPGPRDAPIQCFIKRERATGIYRLYLGLSPALSGDKSKLLLSAKRVRRATGAEFVVSLSGNDFSRSSSNYIGKLRSNFLGTKFTVYENQPPPFNRKLPPSMQVSPWVSSSSSSYNIASILYELNVLRTRGPRRMQCIMHSIPISAIQEGGKIQSPTEFTNQGKKKKKPLMDFCSGNLGGESVIKEPLILKNKSPRWHEQLQCWCLNFKGRVTVASVKNFQLVAAAAEAGKNMNIPEEEQDRVILQFGKIGKDIFTMDYRYPISAFQAFAICLSSFDTKPVCE from the exons ATGGATTTGTCGCTTTTGTTG CCAAAACGGAGCTGGGAAATTTCTGGGGGAGCAGATAAAATCAG CAGAGTAGCAATGTCATTGAAGAACATAGTGAAGAACAAATACAAAGCTATTGGTAGAAGAGGGAGGTCACACATTGCACCAGAAGGATCAtctgtgtcttcttctttatcaacTAATGAAGGTTTAAACCAGAGTATTTGGGTTGATTTGCCTCCAGAGTTACTTCTTGATATAATCCAAAGGATTGAGTCTGAACAGAGTTTATGGCCGGGGAGGAGAGATGTTGTTGCTTGTGCTTCGGTTTGTAAGTCATGGAGGGAGATGACTAAAGAAGTTGTTAAAGTTCCTGAGCTCTCTGGTTTGATCACGTTTCCGATTTCTTTAAGACAG CCTGGACCTAGAGATGCTCCAATTCAATGCTTTATTAAACGTGAAAGAGCTACGGGGATATACCGTCTCTATCTTGGTTTAAGCCCTG CTCTTTCCGGTGACAAGAGTAAGTTGTTGTTATCTGCAAAGAGAGTCAGGAGAGCGACGGGTGCGGAGTTTGTTGTATCGTTATCGGGGAATGACTTCTCGAGAAGTAGTAGTAATTACATAGGAAAACTGAG ATCAAATTTCCTGGGAACGAAGTTCACAGTCTACGAAAACCAACCTCCTCCGTTTAACCGAAAGCTCCCACCATCGATGCAAGTGTCTCCATGGGTATCGTCGTCATCTAGTAGTTACAACATAGCTTCAATCTTGTATGAGCTGAATGTTCTGAGAACCAGAGGTCCAAGAAGAATGCAATGTATAATGCACAGTATCCCGATTTCAGCGATTCAAGAAGGCGGCAAAATCCAGTCGCCAACGGAGTTCACAAAccaaggaaagaagaagaagaagccgcTGATGGATTTCTGCTCAGGGAACCTGGGAGGAGAATCCGTTATAAAAGAACCATTAATTCTGAAAAACAAGTCGCCGAGATGGCACGAACAGCTTCAGTGCTGGTGTCTAAACTTCAAAGGTCGAGTCACAGTCGCCTCGGTGAAAAACTTCCAGCTAGTGGCAGCTGCTGCAGAAGCAGGGAAGAACATGAACATACCAGAAGAGGAACAAGATAGAGTGATATTACAGTTTGGGAAGATAGGCAAAGACATTTTCACAATGGATTATCGTTACCCGATCTCTGCATTCCAAGCTTTTGCTATTTGTTTAAGCAGCTTCGACACGAAGCCAGTCTGCGAATGA
- the TLP6 gene encoding tubby like protein 6, which yields MSLKNIVKNKYKAIGRRGRSHIAPEGSSVSSSLSTNEGLNQSIWVDLPPELLLDIIQRIESEQSLWPGRRDVVACASVCKSWREMTKEVVKVPELSGLITFPISLRQPGPRDAPIQCFIKRERATGIYRLYLGLSPALSGDKSKLLLSAKRVRRATGAEFVVSLSGNDFSRSSSNYIGKLRSNFLGTKFTVYENQPPPFNRKLPPSMQVSPWVSSSSSSYNIASILYELNVLRTRGPRRMQCIMHSIPISAIQEGGKIQSPTEFTNQGKKKKKPLMDFCSGNLGGESVIKEPLILKNKSPRWHEQLQCWCLNFKGRVTVASVKNFQLVAAAAEAGKNMNIPEEEQDRVILQFGKIGKDIFTMDYRYPISAFQAFAICLSSFDTKPVCE from the exons ATGTCATTGAAGAACATAGTGAAGAACAAATACAAAGCTATTGGTAGAAGAGGGAGGTCACACATTGCACCAGAAGGATCAtctgtgtcttcttctttatcaacTAATGAAGGTTTAAACCAGAGTATTTGGGTTGATTTGCCTCCAGAGTTACTTCTTGATATAATCCAAAGGATTGAGTCTGAACAGAGTTTATGGCCGGGGAGGAGAGATGTTGTTGCTTGTGCTTCGGTTTGTAAGTCATGGAGGGAGATGACTAAAGAAGTTGTTAAAGTTCCTGAGCTCTCTGGTTTGATCACGTTTCCGATTTCTTTAAGACAG CCTGGACCTAGAGATGCTCCAATTCAATGCTTTATTAAACGTGAAAGAGCTACGGGGATATACCGTCTCTATCTTGGTTTAAGCCCTG CTCTTTCCGGTGACAAGAGTAAGTTGTTGTTATCTGCAAAGAGAGTCAGGAGAGCGACGGGTGCGGAGTTTGTTGTATCGTTATCGGGGAATGACTTCTCGAGAAGTAGTAGTAATTACATAGGAAAACTGAG ATCAAATTTCCTGGGAACGAAGTTCACAGTCTACGAAAACCAACCTCCTCCGTTTAACCGAAAGCTCCCACCATCGATGCAAGTGTCTCCATGGGTATCGTCGTCATCTAGTAGTTACAACATAGCTTCAATCTTGTATGAGCTGAATGTTCTGAGAACCAGAGGTCCAAGAAGAATGCAATGTATAATGCACAGTATCCCGATTTCAGCGATTCAAGAAGGCGGCAAAATCCAGTCGCCAACGGAGTTCACAAAccaaggaaagaagaagaagaagccgcTGATGGATTTCTGCTCAGGGAACCTGGGAGGAGAATCCGTTATAAAAGAACCATTAATTCTGAAAAACAAGTCGCCGAGATGGCACGAACAGCTTCAGTGCTGGTGTCTAAACTTCAAAGGTCGAGTCACAGTCGCCTCGGTGAAAAACTTCCAGCTAGTGGCAGCTGCTGCAGAAGCAGGGAAGAACATGAACATACCAGAAGAGGAACAAGATAGAGTGATATTACAGTTTGGGAAGATAGGCAAAGACATTTTCACAATGGATTATCGTTACCCGATCTCTGCATTCCAAGCTTTTGCTATTTGTTTAAGCAGCTTCGACACGAAGCCAGTCTGCGAATGA
- a CDS encoding Cystathionine beta-synthase (CBS) family protein (Cystathionine beta-synthase (CBS) family protein; FUNCTIONS IN: molecular_function unknown; INVOLVED IN: biological_process unknown; LOCATED IN: cellular_component unknown; CONTAINS InterPro DOMAIN/s: Cystathionine beta-synthase, core (InterPro:IPR000644); BEST Arabidopsis thaliana protein match is: Cystathionine beta-synthase (CBS) family protein (TAIR:AT5G10860.1); Has 30201 Blast hits to 17322 proteins in 780 species: Archae - 12; Bacteria - 1396; Metazoa - 17338; Fungi - 3422; Plants - 5037; Viruses - 0; Other Eukaryotes - 2996 (source: NCBI BLink).), producing the protein MKAFVRGLLARANEVPKIHQRKVSAGFGCLTSPPPPEKGLENLTVADVLSTKDTDIDTWISCRTNDTVSDAVKNMAKHNIGSLVVLEPGDQQYIAGIVTERDYMKKIIGAGRSSKLTKVGEVMTDESKLVTVSSGTNIIKAMQLMSENHIRHVPVIDGKIVGLISMVDVVKAIVDHQNGELKRLNEFIKGDYY; encoded by the exons atgAAAGCTTTTGTGAGAGGACTATTAGCAAGAGCTAATGAGGTCCCAAAGATTCATCAGAGGAAGGTATCGGCCGGTTTTGGTTGCTTAACTTCGCCTCCGCCGCCGGAGAAAGGGTTGGAGAATCTGACGGTGGCGGATGTGCTCTCCACGAAGGATACTGACATTGATACGTGGATCTCGTGCCGTACGAATGACACTGTTTCTGACGCTGTTAAAAAT atgGCAAAGCATAATATTGGATCGTTGGTCGTGTTAGAACCTGGAGACCAACAATATATAGCAGGAATTGTCACAGAGAGAG ACTATATGAAAAAGATCATTGGGGCAGGAAGATCATCAAAGCTTACAAAAGTTGGAGAAGTTATGACAGACGAG AGCAAGTTGGTTACTGTTTCATCTGGGACAAACATAATCAAAGCAATGCAGCTTATGTCAG AGAATCACATAAGGCATGTACCGGTGATTGACGGAAAGATAGTGGGACTGATCTCTATGGTTGATGTGGTTAAAGCCATTGTGGACCATCAAAATGGAGAGCTCAAACGTTTGAATGAATTCATCAAAGGAGACTATTACTAG
- a CDS encoding uncharacterized protein (unknown protein; FUNCTIONS IN: molecular_function unknown; INVOLVED IN: biological_process unknown; LOCATED IN: cellular_component unknown; Has 37 Blast hits to 37 proteins in 14 species: Archae - 0; Bacteria - 0; Metazoa - 0; Fungi - 0; Plants - 36; Viruses - 0; Other Eukaryotes - 1 (source: NCBI BLink).): MSVFRLVERAIMGRKAGNLYINPKKLGNLAKPCMKEMVSFLNCMALNNIKDDKCEKQKQLLSVCMQGQSDHKNKSWGNINYHLQRLTRGRK; this comes from the exons ATGAGTGTATTCAGG TTAGTTGAGAGAGCTATAATGGGGAGAAAGGCTGGAAATTTGTACATAAACCCGAAAAAGCTCGGGAATTTGGCGAAACCGTGTATGAAGGAAATGGTATCGTTCTTGAACTGTATGGCTCTTAACAATATCAAAGATGATAAATGTGAGAAACAGAAGCAACTCCTGAGTGTTTGTATGCAAGGCCAG TCGGATCATAAGAACAAGTCTTGGGGTAACATTAACTACCATTTGCAGAGGCTAACCCGTGGAAGAAAGTAA
- a CDS encoding uncharacterized protein (unknown protein; FUNCTIONS IN: molecular_function unknown; INVOLVED IN: biological_process unknown; LOCATED IN: cellular_component unknown; Has 37 Blast hits to 37 proteins in 14 species: Archae - 0; Bacteria - 0; Metazoa - 0; Fungi - 0; Plants - 36; Viruses - 0; Other Eukaryotes - 1 (source: NCBI BLink).), with protein sequence MGRKAGNLYINPKKLGNLAKPCMKEMVSFLNCMALNNIKDDKCEKQKQLLSVCMQGQSDHKNKSWGNINYHLQRLTRGRK encoded by the exons ATGGGGAGAAAGGCTGGAAATTTGTACATAAACCCGAAAAAGCTCGGGAATTTGGCGAAACCGTGTATGAAGGAAATGGTATCGTTCTTGAACTGTATGGCTCTTAACAATATCAAAGATGATAAATGTGAGAAACAGAAGCAACTCCTGAGTGTTTGTATGCAAGGCCAG TCGGATCATAAGAACAAGTCTTGGGGTAACATTAACTACCATTTGCAGAGGCTAACCCGTGGAAGAAAGTAA